The Cytobacillus oceanisediminis genomic interval AAAGCAGTGACGACTGCCATGATAAGGAGAAGAAAGAGAAGGATAAGGGTAAAAAAGATGATAAGGATAAAAAAGATCATCACAAACACCCTACACATCATAAAGTATGCGTAAAAGAAGTCTTAGCAGCTATTCTTAACGCTCAGAAAAAAGCGAAGCGTGATGATGAATGTAAAACATCTTGCAATGAATCTATAAAAGAGCTTTTGGGAGAATCTAAAAAGCCAAAGAAAAATACCATTCCTTTCATTCTTTATAATGAAGAAGCTGAACCTTTTAAAGCTAGTGGTGTAACCATCTTTAGCCATTCTAAGCAAAAGAAATTTGCATGTATTGAATCGTTTATTTTCAAAATTAAAGATCTCGATGGTAAATGTGCCGTACTTGAGCTATTAACCTTCAAATCCGGAAAATGTTCAAAAGATCTCTTCAAAAAGAGTATCTGTTCTCCATGCAGCCAAATTGACTGTGAGGATGTCTCTGATCTAATAGGGACTGGTATATGTATTAATGTAGATCTTTCCTGTTTCTGTGCTGTTACGTGCTTGCCTGCTGTGCGTTTATAAGCATGAACAAAGCAGCATGTTGGGAAAGAGTAAAAAAGGTGTACCTTCCATAATGGTGCACCTTTTTACATAGCTTATAATGATTAGCCGCCAAATGCCTCTAATACATCTTCTACCTCATTCAAATCAAGGTTGGATGTTTCGTTTAATTGTGCTGGTCCCTTTCCAATTTGACCATTGCCTCTTGGGAGATAACCCATTTGCATCATTCTTTTAATTTCTCTTATCTCTTCGAGGAGTAAACTGTTGCCGTTATTTATACTCTTTGGCTGCAAATAGCTATTCAGAGCTGTTAAAACCAAATGGATAAGAGTACTATTGTTTGAATGATATTCTATTTGTTCCAGAACCTTAGGTAATACCTCAATGGATTCGCCGGTTCTCACATCAATGAATTTGTCAGGAAGAGTAAGAGCAGTCTTATTAACATAGTCAGTATATGTCCTGAACATTTCCATCATCCCTAACCTTTAGTGGAAATTACGTGATTTCCTTGTACTTTCTTTAACTGATTCATTTTAGCCAAGATCATTAATCCTTGAACATTTAACTTTTCCATGTCTTCCGGGAACATAAGTTCAATTGGGCGGCCCCTTTCACTCCATCTGACAGCTGCTTCCTGGATTTGTTTTCTGGCCAATTTCGCTGCTCCCCCTACTGCAATATACCGAACAGCTCCTTTAATCTCGGTTGAACTGCTTCTCACACGATCAAAATGCTCAAGGTATTTAATCGCCATGGACTTTAACTGAGGGATAATATATTTGCTAATATCTTTTCTTACCCCGGCAAATGGCTCGACATACCATTCTGACTGTCCGGCAGCCAATTTTTCCTCCAGCTCGGCCCGGGAATCAAACCTGAACAATTCCTTTTTACTGACTCTTTGAATAATATTATCAAGAAATTGATTGATACCAAATGGTTCTCCCTCGACTGAAGCAACAGGCCTATTATTTTTAATTCCTACAAAGTCTACTGAATCTCCCCCAAGATCCCCAATAATTATTCCTTTTTGCGATTCTTTGACAAGCTCTTCATTTTTAATTTCCAGGGTTTCCTGGTCCCTTGTCAAACCCAGATATGCACAAGCACCTTCAGCCCCTACAATGATTTCTTTAATTTCTAATTTAACTGTTAATTCTTTTGGTTCGGGCACTCCGGGCACTTTATGGAAAATGACTGTATGTGTACCTGCCAGCTTATCCCTTAAGCGTGATTTTCTTTCTTTATACTGAGTTGTTGGAAGTGAAACAGCTAATTGATCAATAGAATAATTTATATCTGTTTCTTCCGGAAATTGAAGCGATGCGTGGTAGGCCGCCAGACCAAATAACAGCAAATAAGTCCTATCCTCATCCACCTTTTGGTTGTTGAACCCAGTTAAACTAACATCTCTTTGTCTGGCTGCACCTTTACCGATATAAAAAATTTCCCTTTTATCAATCACAGCCGGGCTTTTAACTTCGACAATGAGGTTTTCTTCCAGGATTATATCCTCATCATCATATGGCTTTTCATAAAATTCTCCATCGAACAGGGCGATAGCATTTGGCAGCTGATATTCTGAAAAAATTCCATTATCAGATGCTAACGCTTTATACCAGCTGTTTCCAATATCTACAGCAAGAAAATTTTGTTTTTCCATAGATTTCTCACTCCTCCTTCTGAATCCTATGCGTGATAGGAGTCCAAATGTGCCCGTACTTTTTTAATTTTTTTTAGACGAATATAGAAAAATTGGCCAAATTTCCACGTTTGTACTACTGCAAATAACCATAGAACCGCATAGGATAACATGAACCTAAAATCAAGGGAGGAAAAATTTAATGAATAACAAAGATAAAAAATGTGTTGATGTAGATGTATCTGCTCATATGGGCGAATGCGAAAATGTACCGGTACCTGTAGCCCCAACAACACCTGTAGGCACTAGAGTTTTGAGAGTCCCTGTAACACTTGCTGAAATAGCTGTAAGAACTAATATGGTGGCAAATATTAAATTTCCGGATCCTGTACTAGAAATTAAGGATATCAAAAAGAGAGTTAAAATTATTCAATGCCGTTTACTGCTTCCTGGGATAGCTGCTGGTTCTAACCCATTTCAAGCTACGACCCTCAGATTATTTATAAAAGGTTTCGTTCGAAAAAACATTCAATATGCAACTCCGTGTCCTAATTCATCAGGTCATTGTGTTTCTTCTGAAATGCGTTCCTTAACAGTAGATGTGCCTTTTGAGTGTGTGACTACTATCCCGAGTAACAGGTTTTTAACACCGCCACAGCTCCCATTTGTAAACACCCGACAAGAATTTGACTTTTTCAGGGAGCAAGAATTGGGTCATGGGTTTCCTGAAAAAGATCACCTTCTGTCCAGTGATCTTTCCCAATTCCACCAAGTGAGTACACAATTTTACAACCAGATTCCTTTTTGCGAATTAATTTCAAGTAATATCATTGAATGGGATGAAGCTATTGATAGGGAAAAATTGCCAGGTCATGCTCCATTTGAAGAAGGAGCTTTCCATGAAGTTGTAGAGAAAATGTTCTTGGAGTTCACTGTGAAAATCCTTCAAAATCAGCAAGTGCCTGTAACTGCAGTCGCTCCTCCTCCTACTCCACCGCTCTAGGCAGGCCAATCTGAATCCATCTAACTTTGGCGAGTGGCGATAGGATTCCTTAGGCAGTATCATGTATTCCTTCTGGAATCATGGTACTGCCTTTTTAAATACATTGCCCTGCAAAATATTATATTCCCAATATAAAAAAATGACATAGATAAACATACATAGTCTTCTAAAAGTTTAAAAATTAATACTTATAGGAAAAAAAACGATTCCGCAAATGCCCATGGGTAAACGCCCAAACATGGACGTTTATCATGCATAGGATGCAATATCTTGATTTTAGGAGGATCCCAAATGTCAGATAAACATAAAGATCATAAAAAACATGAATGCCAAGTAAAAACTACTCATTGTGAATGTGAAAGTCATGAACACCACCATCCGCAGGTATCTATTGGAAAAATAGTTGCAAAGGTTCCAGTTGTCCTGGCTGAACTTACACTTCAAATAAATGTGGATGCGGTTATAACCTTTCCAGAACCAGTGCTGGAAATTAAAGATATCAAAAAACATGTAAAATTAACTCAATGCAGATTGCTGCTCCCTACAAACAAGTTATTTATAAAAGGTTTTGTGAGGAAAAATATTCAATATGCAAGTCCGAGTCCGGAGATTGAACCCAGTACTTCCAAATCTGTTGCTTCCGACATTCATTCTTTCACGACAGATATTCCATTTCAGTGCACAACAGAGATTAAGAAGTTTATAACCTGTCCTGTTATGCCTAAGACGAATAAACGCAATGAATTTGATTTCCTGGTTTCACAGCCTCTCCCTTCAGGATTCCCTGAAAAAGATGAATTGCAGTCAAATGATCTTTCCCAATTCCATCAGGAAAGCAAGCAATTTTACAATGAATTGCCTTTCTGTGAGTTAATTTCGAGTAAGATTATTGAATGGGATGAAGCAATTGATCGGGAGCCGCTGCCAACCTCATCTCCCCTAGGAGAGGGATATTTTACAAAAGTAGAAGAGAAAATGGTTCTTGATATTGACCTTAAAGTACTCCAAAAACAACAGATACGTGTAGCTTCGACGACCAATGATGATTGCTGCGATTGCTGTGATTAAGATTCTTACAGGAATCTCAAAGTAAGGAGGGGATTGGAGAGAATGGTTTATATACCAATATCTTCCATTTAATATGAATAATATGAATGATGCTTATAACCGTATTTACGGCTTCCATGAAAGAATTCCTTCATTAGAAGAACGGGGCAATAAGCCTGATCCTCTCTTTTTTTCGCAGAAGGATCAGGGAAATAACTGGGATAATAGAAATAATCTCAAGATTAATGGTCCACAGAAAAACCAGGAGATGAAAAACAGGGAGCGGACATCTGCTCCTCGGAATTCATCAAGCAAAAGTGGATCTAAACCTTTAATATTGACTCCTCCAAAGATAGAAGCACAGCAGTTAATTCGCAGACCGAGAGATTCAATAGAAACCAACAAAAATAAAGTTTCAAAGAATAAAGAAATTATTGAGGAAAAGAAGAACCAAAAAAATGGAGTGAACAAGAACTCATCAGACAAATCGAGGATAGATAAAAAGGGCAGAGCCTCGTACATGCTGAATCCATTCTCTCCAATGCTTTCCTGGTCTCCAACACTCCCTCAACAAAGTTCATCCGGAAGAACTCAGTTCTATTTAAAGGATATATCTGCTTCTGAAGGAGCTGAGGAAGTTTTTTCAAATTTAGAGCTGAATGAACATCAGTTTTTTCATGATGAAAATCCAAAAGAGAATTCTCCCTCCATTGAGGAATCACATTCTTATTCATTCGAATATATGGCTGATAAAAGTAATGGAAACAGTAAAGAACTTAACAATAGTTCCTTATTGGAGCAAGAATTTCTTTTGATGCTGCAAGGAAAAGAAGCAGGAAGATCGGAGAGTTCAGATACTGCCGTTGAAAGATTATCTTTTTTTGAAAATAAACTAACCAGCGAAGTGGGTTCAGAGTCGCAGGATTACTTAGCTGCTCCTACAGAGGAGGAACTTCCCCTTGTGGAAAAATTTTACTCAATGCTCTATGAATCCTCCTCTGAGGAAGTACTTCGATCTCTATATAATCATCCCCCTTCGCAGCAGGATGAAGTTTTTTCAATAATGTCAGATTTGAATTCAGAACAAGAAGAATCCTTTGCAGAGATAAATGACTCTCTTGACACTTATCTAAAGGATGATGAGGAATCATCTGCTGCAAAAGAAATAAATCATGTAAACACCCTTGATGCTAATGAAGAAACATCCTCATTTGACGGCCTTCAGCCAGCTGAAAAAGACCTGTACTTATCGCAGGATGAAGTGTTTCTTGAGACAGATGAATCGGGAGTGTCAGAAGATAATGACTTGGCTCCATATAAAGGCGAATTCTCATCCCTATTGGAAAAAGCCTATTCAATATTAGAGAATTTACATCCAGAGAATAATAATTTTCAAGGTTTTCAGGGGTATGACGATATAGAACAATCTTTAAAAGTGCATGAAACATTTTCGAGTCTTTTCCAAAAAGCCCATGAGTCAAAAAAGAAGAACGAAAATAAGATTGCTGAATCTGATGAAAATCTCAAAAAGGTATCAGACTTGCTTGAAAGTTTTTCTCGCATCCTTAACTCTGAAAATGATGAATTATCTTCAGAGATTGAAGATCTCGGTCTTGCAGATAGTGAGCTGCCTTCATGCGAGCTGGAGTCCGATTGTCAGGATAGTTCATGTTATTCAGCTTTAGAGGAACCAAAAAATGCAGAATTTCTGGGTATAAATGAGGAAGAGTCATCTTCACGCGAAAAATTCTTTTTGGATCTTGAAGAATCTTCCTCTCATCCAGAACCCTATTATGGGGATTATGTAGAATCATCATCAGAAGTTACAGAAAGTACCGGCGAATCCACTGCTCTTGAGGATGTTTTTGATCGGAAACTCTGTCCTGACGAGACGAGCGAAGAAGATCCATGCCATGCAGCTCACATTAAGAAATGCTTGCCACAAGTCTTTATGCCGACTGTGAAAGTACCCGTTCTTGTGGAAAAGCTGAACATTGAATTAGATATTTTTGATGCCTTCCCTATCCATTTGCCAATTAAGAACATCACCAAATTGGAATGGTCCATTCAAACACTGGAAACGAATGTTATTCTCCCTTCGAGTGTTATATTTTTAAAAGGAACACTTATAGCGGATCTTGAATATGTAGATAATGCTGCTGGTGGTTCTCTTCATACTATTAAAATACCTGTAAAATGGGATAAAACGGCAGATGCGGATTGGCTCTACCCTCCACAAATGCCAATAGCGAGCTTCCAAAAGGAATATATCTTTAAGACAGATGACGATCATGGGATAACTTCACATTATGAAGCCGCTCAGTATTTTTCTGAAAAAATAGAAGCCCAATTACAAAGTATTCATTTTGTATGGCACAATGACATAATAGAAAATGAAAAACCAGAAATCGAAATTCAGGGAAGAGCAATACTGGAAATTGATTTACTGCAGAAGCAATACGTGGATCTTAATTTAGCAAATAAATAATTCATTATTATAAGGGTGCCTAAAAATAAGGCACCCTTTTCCGCATTTATCTGCGGCGAGTAAGTCTTCTAAATTTATCGTTAATAGTCTCTGCGCTGGAGCCATTTGGAGATGGTTCTGCAACTTGCTGTTTTTGTGACAATTTAAGGAAAAGCACAACATTCATTTTTTCAGTAATTTTATTAAAACGTCCCCAGTTATCAAAATCGCTCAGAATATCCCACTGATCTACTTGCGAGGCAAGCAATTTGCATTTAATCGGCTCATTATTGATTTCAAAAGTGATGGAGCCGAAATTACAGCGATCTGCACTCATTCCATCCTTTGAAATCTCCCTGATTTCTAAATTGCCGCTGTCTTTGCTGCTGAATGGATCCTCAAAAGGAAAGGCTACAGGGTTAATAAGATTAACAAAGTCAAAACATCTAAAAGGTACATTTACACTAAAATCCCTTACACAGCTTCCACCGTCAACAAATTGAATATTTTTGTGCACATACCCTTCTACAAATAGTTTGACTCTAAAAGGATCAGCAAAATCCGGTGTAGCTTTACATTGTGTTAAATGGACATTTTTTCTGATATTTTTAATATCAGTTGCAAATGTAGGCAAATGAATATCTGCTTCTACTAATGTTTCTACTGTCACATCTGCCAAAACAACAGTTTCTTCTGTTCCGCCAATTAGAAACGTGTCAATATCACAGCCTGTGCTCTTTGACTTTACTTCGTGGCTTGCCGGCATTGGGGGGCACGATTTATGATCATTGCAGCCACAGCCATGGCCAGTATTGTTTTTCATATATTCCACTCCTTGTAAGTTTTTGTCAACTATAACTTTAAGTGCAATACCGAAAATAGTATTGGACTTAAATTTTTGACTTACTTATATATATGTCTAAACCTATAAAAGGAATGGACTAGTGCCGATAGGTATCTGTCTATTTTTCATTTTTTGTAGAATTAATGCCTTACACCCTACTATATAATTTTAATTTCCTGCAGGATTTTCTGCTTACTGCTTCAATCATTGGCAGTCATTGACACTGATTGCATCTATTCTCACAATGATTGCTTTTCGACATATATTAAAAGCAGAATTAAAGTTCCATAACTAAAAACGATGCCGATAAAGCGGGAGGGCACTTCATTTTATTTTAATTCTGAAAGAAAATGCATTTTTTCATTTCAATTAGATTTGGGTGATTATATATGAGAATCCTTTTTATAACTTCAGGATATAAAGGAATTTATGATTGGTTTGAATCATGGATTCAAGATGAATTAATAAAAGAGCATAAAGTGTTTTTTTATTATTTTAGTCAGGGTGTAAAAGAACTGGAATCGATTTTACAGACATTTAAGCCTGAGCTGGCCTTAACATTAGTTGGGTACAAAATACCAAAAATAATGCTGGAAATCCTCAAACAATATGAAATTAAAACTTCGATATGGCTTACAGAAGATCCCTATAATATGGATCGTTCCATCGGGCTCATGAAAGATTTTGATTATTTATTTACAATTGACACCTCAGCTCTTGAATATTACAAAAAGATAGGACATAAGAAGGCTTTCCATTTGCCGCTTGCTGCAAATCCCGATGTTTTTCAACCCAAGAAGGTTGCCGAAGAATTCAAAAGTGATATTTGCTTCGTTGGCTATCCATATCCTGACCGTATACAGCTTCTCGAATTCATCTTGCAAAGAACAACTTACAAGGTAAGTGTTATAGGGTTTTGGAGCCGCTATTTACGCAGTTATTGGAAAAATAATAACTTAATAATCAATGAAGGATGGGCAGAACCTCCAACAGTCGCAAACTATTATAATGGAGCAAAAATCGTGCTTAATTCTCATCGCCCGTTAAATTTGCGTCAAAACAAGAATAAGTTGGGAATCGCAGCGAAAAGCATTAATAATCGTACATTTGATGTGGCAGCTTGCGGAGCATTTCAGCTTATAGAGTTCAGAGAGGATTTAACCAAACACTTTATTGAAAATGAAGAAATGGTAGCATTTAGGAATATTGATGATCTAATCCAGAAGATTCATTATTATATAAAAGCAGATACAGAACGAAAGGCTATTGCAAATAAAGCCAGAAACCGTGTACTAAAAGATCATACCTTTCAGCACCGTATAGAGCAAATGCTCTCTATAATTAGAAAATCTTAACGTGAACAAACAAAAATAAATTCTTATCTTTACGGCCAAAAGGAGTTGATAAAGTATGGGAAAGAAAAGCAGGCTTTTCCTGGTTTTATGCCTTCATCGTTCGGGATCTAGTGCAACAGCAGGTGTGATGCACCATTTAGGGATTCATATGGGAACTAACCTCATTGCATCTTCCCCCTATAATCGAAAGGGCCATTTTGAGAATATAGGGTTCAGAAATATCAATGATGAAATCCTTCAAACTGCCAAATCTTCATGGAATAATCCGCCCAGCAGCAAAAAAATCAAAGCTTCGAATTTTACAATTTCTAAAATGCGGACATTTCTTTCTGAAAATGTTAAACCTGTTTGGGGATTAAAAGATCCCAGGACATTATTAACTTTTGAAGTTTGGAAACCAGTCTTAGAAGAAGTGGCTGATATTACTTATGTATTTATACATCGGCCTTTTGAAGCTTCTGTCCGTTCAATGGCAAATCGGGATCGTAAGGGAATCGAAAATGCAGCACAAATATTAACTCCATATTTGAAAAGTCTCTATCATTATCGACACACCTATGGTCTTCCTGCGGAAAACATTATTGACATCCATTTTGAGGATATGTTAAAAAATCCCGAGCCGTTTGTTAGGAAGTTCAATGAAAAAATCGGAAATTCGCCAGGTTACAATCTTAAGGAAGCTGAGAAATTTTTAGATAAAGGTTTAAAAAAATTTTGATCATAAATTATGATTTTAAAGCCTTATTTTGCAGGTTAAAATTTTGTGACTCAATAAAACATTTTCAAAAAAAACACCGCTCCAAATTTCCCGGCGGTGTTTATTGTATTATGAGAACAAGCTATTCTTCCTGACGATTTCTGTAAGAAAGTGAAGCACTTCCTTTTCAAGGTCCTCCCTCTGTAATGCAAATTCAATCACAGTTTTAAGATATCCTAATTTATCGCCAATATCATAACTCTTGCCATTAAATACCTGAGCATAGACTGTTTCGTATTTAAGAAGTGCTGAAATGGCATCTGTTAACTGAATTTCATTTCCAACTCCAGGTTCTTGCTTATCCAACAGATCAAATATCTTTGGAGTAAGAATATACCTTCCGAAAATAGCCAAATTAGAAGGTGCTTGTTCTTTCGAAGGCTTTTCAATTAAACTTTGAATATTATAAACGGGTCCGTTGCCCAT includes:
- a CDS encoding CotY/CotZ family spore coat protein, whose product is MFKYSHLDDKDESSCCHDDDKHRDWKHEESSDDCHDKEKKEKDKGKKDDKDKKDHHKHPTHHKVCVKEVLAAILNAQKKAKRDDECKTSCNESIKELLGESKKPKKNTIPFILYNEEAEPFKASGVTIFSHSKQKKFACIESFIFKIKDLDGKCAVLELLTFKSGKCSKDLFKKSICSPCSQIDCEDVSDLIGTGICINVDLSCFCAVTCLPAVRL
- a CDS encoding ParM/StbA family protein; translated protein: MEKQNFLAVDIGNSWYKALASDNGIFSEYQLPNAIALFDGEFYEKPYDDEDIILEENLIVEVKSPAVIDKREIFYIGKGAARQRDVSLTGFNNQKVDEDRTYLLLFGLAAYHASLQFPEETDINYSIDQLAVSLPTTQYKERKSRLRDKLAGTHTVIFHKVPGVPEPKELTVKLEIKEIIVGAEGACAYLGLTRDQETLEIKNEELVKESQKGIIIGDLGGDSVDFVGIKNNRPVASVEGEPFGINQFLDNIIQRVSKKELFRFDSRAELEEKLAAGQSEWYVEPFAGVRKDISKYIIPQLKSMAIKYLEHFDRVRSSSTEIKGAVRYIAVGGAAKLARKQIQEAAVRWSERGRPIELMFPEDMEKLNVQGLMILAKMNQLKKVQGNHVISTKG
- a CDS encoding CsxC family protein, coding for MNNKDKKCVDVDVSAHMGECENVPVPVAPTTPVGTRVLRVPVTLAEIAVRTNMVANIKFPDPVLEIKDIKKRVKIIQCRLLLPGIAAGSNPFQATTLRLFIKGFVRKNIQYATPCPNSSGHCVSSEMRSLTVDVPFECVTTIPSNRFLTPPQLPFVNTRQEFDFFREQELGHGFPEKDHLLSSDLSQFHQVSTQFYNQIPFCELISSNIIEWDEAIDREKLPGHAPFEEGAFHEVVEKMFLEFTVKILQNQQVPVTAVAPPPTPPL
- a CDS encoding CsxC family protein, producing MSDKHKDHKKHECQVKTTHCECESHEHHHPQVSIGKIVAKVPVVLAELTLQINVDAVITFPEPVLEIKDIKKHVKLTQCRLLLPTNKLFIKGFVRKNIQYASPSPEIEPSTSKSVASDIHSFTTDIPFQCTTEIKKFITCPVMPKTNKRNEFDFLVSQPLPSGFPEKDELQSNDLSQFHQESKQFYNELPFCELISSKIIEWDEAIDREPLPTSSPLGEGYFTKVEEKMVLDIDLKVLQKQQIRVASTTNDDCCDCCD
- a CDS encoding CsxC family protein codes for the protein MKNNTGHGCGCNDHKSCPPMPASHEVKSKSTGCDIDTFLIGGTEETVVLADVTVETLVEADIHLPTFATDIKNIRKNVHLTQCKATPDFADPFRVKLFVEGYVHKNIQFVDGGSCVRDFSVNVPFRCFDFVNLINPVAFPFEDPFSSKDSGNLEIREISKDGMSADRCNFGSITFEINNEPIKCKLLASQVDQWDILSDFDNWGRFNKITEKMNVVLFLKLSQKQQVAEPSPNGSSAETINDKFRRLTRRR
- a CDS encoding CgeB family protein, translated to MRILFITSGYKGIYDWFESWIQDELIKEHKVFFYYFSQGVKELESILQTFKPELALTLVGYKIPKIMLEILKQYEIKTSIWLTEDPYNMDRSIGLMKDFDYLFTIDTSALEYYKKIGHKKAFHLPLAANPDVFQPKKVAEEFKSDICFVGYPYPDRIQLLEFILQRTTYKVSVIGFWSRYLRSYWKNNNLIINEGWAEPPTVANYYNGAKIVLNSHRPLNLRQNKNKLGIAAKSINNRTFDVAACGAFQLIEFREDLTKHFIENEEMVAFRNIDDLIQKIHYYIKADTERKAIANKARNRVLKDHTFQHRIEQMLSIIRKS
- a CDS encoding sulfotransferase; this encodes MGKKSRLFLVLCLHRSGSSATAGVMHHLGIHMGTNLIASSPYNRKGHFENIGFRNINDEILQTAKSSWNNPPSSKKIKASNFTISKMRTFLSENVKPVWGLKDPRTLLTFEVWKPVLEEVADITYVFIHRPFEASVRSMANRDRKGIENAAQILTPYLKSLYHYRHTYGLPAENIIDIHFEDMLKNPEPFVRKFNEKIGNSPGYNLKEAEKFLDKGLKKF